The following coding sequences lie in one Arachis stenosperma cultivar V10309 chromosome 5, arast.V10309.gnm1.PFL2, whole genome shotgun sequence genomic window:
- the LOC130982648 gene encoding beta-amylase 8, with product MKTINDDASAQDLDPQSDHSSDYLLTSNPQPRRPRGFAAAAANPAGKGKKEREKEKERTKLRERHRRAITSRMLAGLRQYGNFPLPARADMNDVLAALARDAGWVVEADGTTYRQCPPPSHVGSFAARSVESQLSGGSLRPCSVKETLGNQPPALRIDECLSPASIDSVVIAERDSKNEKYTSASPVNVVHCLEADQLIHDIHSGVHENDFTCTPYVPVYSKLPAGIINKFCQLIDPEGIRQELIHLKSLNMDGVIVDCWWGIVEGWNPQKYVWSGYRDLFSIIREFKLKLQVVMAFHECGGNGSSDALIALPQWVLDMGKDNPDIFFTDREGRRNTECLSWGIDKERVLKGRTGIEVYFDMMRSFRTEFDDLFAEGLISAVEIGLGASGELKYPSFSERMGWRYPGIGEFQCYDKYLQHSLRMAAKLRGHSFWARGPDNAGHYNSMPHETGFFCERGDYDNYYGRFFLHWYSQTLIDHADNVLSLASLAFEDTKLVVKVPAVYWWYKTPSHAAELTAGYHNPTNQDGYSPVFEILRKHSVTMKFVCVGFHLSNQEANESLIDPEGLSWQVLNSAWDRGLVAAGENAPLCYDREGYKRLVEMAKPSNDPDRRHFSFFVVQQPSLLQGNVCLSELDFFVKSMHGEMTGAI from the exons ATGAAGACCATCAACGACGATGCTTCCGCACAAGATCTCGACCCTCAAAGCGACCACAGCTCCGATTACCTTCTTACTTCTAACCCTCAGCCCCGCCGTCCCCGCGGCTTCGCTGCAGCCGCCGCCAATCCTGCCGGAAAGGGGaagaaagagagggagaaggagaaggagcgCACTAAGCTCCGCGAGCGTCACCGCCGTGCCATCACTAGCCGTATGCTTGCCGGTCTCCGGCAGTACGGGAACTTCCCTCTTCCGGCGCGTGCTGACATGAACGACGTACTCGCTGCACTCGCGCGTGACGCCGGTTGGGTTGTTGAAGCTGATGGCACCACCTACCGGCAATGCCCTCCACCTTCTCACGTG GGATCTTTTGCAGCTAGGTCAGTTGAAAGTCAACTCTCTGGTGGTTCTTTGAGACCTTGCTCTGTTAAAGAGACACTAGGAAATCAGCCACCGGCGCTTAGAATTGATGAATGCTTGTCACCTGCGTCAATCGATTCTGTGGTAATTGCAGAAAGGGACTCGAAGAATGAGAAATACACAAGTGCAAGCCCTGTAAATGTAGTCCACTGTTTGGAGGCCGATCAG CTCATACATGATATTCATTCTGGTGTGCACGAGAATGACTTTACCTGCACACCATATGTTCCGGTTTACTCAAAGCTACCA GCTGGTATTATTAACAAATTTTGCCAGTTGATTGATCCTGAAGGCATTAGACAGGAGCTAATCCATCTTAAGTCTTTAAATATGGATGGCGTCATTGTGGATTGTTGGTGGGGTATTGTTGAAGGCTGGAATCCGCAGAAATATGTGTGGTCTGGCTATAGGGATCTTTTTAGCATTATTAGAGAATTTAAGCTGAAGTTACag GTTGTTATGGCATTTCATGAATGTGGAGGGAATGGTTCTAGTGATGCATTGATTGCCCTGCCACAATGGGTTTTGGATATGGGAAAAGATAACCCGGATATATTCTTTACAGATCGTGAAGGGCGGAGGAATACTGAATGCCTTTCCTGGGGAATTGACAAAGAGCGTGTTCTGAAAGGAAGAACTGGAATTGAG GTCTATTTTGATATGATGAGAAGCTTCAGGACAGAGTTTGATGACCTGTTTGCAGAAGGTCTGATTTCTGCAGTAGAAATTGGACTTGGTGCATCTGGGGAGCTGAAATACCCTTCTTTTTCAGAAAGGATGGGATGGAGGTATCCTGGAATAGGCGAGTTTCAG TGCTATGATAAATACCTGCAACATAGTCTACGCATGGCAGCCAAATTACGTGGTCATTCTTTCTGGGCTAGAGGACCTGATAATGCTGGACACTACAACTCTATGCCACATGAAACTGGATTCTTTTGTGAACGAGGTGATTATGACAACTATTATGGACGCTTCTTCTTACATTGGTATTCCCAGACATTAATAGACCATGCAGATAATGTTCTGTCCCTTGCAAGCCTTGCTTTTGAGGATACAAAATTAGTTGTCAAG GTTCCTGCTGTATACTGGTGGTATAAGACTCCTAGTCATGCAGCAGAGTTGACAGCCGGATATCACAACCCCACGAATCAGGATGGATACTCTCCTGTGTTTGAGATCTTGAGAAAACATTCTGTCACCATGAAATTTGTCTGTGTAGGATTTCATCTTTCCAACCAGGAAGCTAATGAATCATTAATTGATCCAGAGGGTTTAAGTTGGCAG GTACTAAACTCAGCTTGGGATCGAGGTTTGGTTGCTGCTGGAGAGAATGCTCCTCTTTGCTATGATAGAGAAGGTTACAAGAGATTAGTTGAGATGGCCAAGCCCAGCAATGATCCAGATCGCCGGCACTTCTCGTTCTTTGTTGTCCAACAACCATCTTTGCTTCAAGGAAATGTTTGCTTGTCGGAATTGGATTTCTTCGTTAAATCCATGCACG GTGAGATGACAGGAGCCATATAA
- the LOC130979793 gene encoding probable LRR receptor-like serine/threonine-protein kinase At3g47570 translates to MKPVSLVFSTLFWCEYIIHLFLITTLNSSLLWFISNTSSSSSSSSSSSSAHALLLGNESDHLALLKFKDSISKDPFGVLDSWNTTNHFCKWQGITCNNSPKQQRVIELKLPGYYLHGSLSPQLSNLSFLRHIDLENNSFYGDIPQELGLLSHLQVLYLDNNSLTGEIPINLTSCSELTNFDFSWNNLIGNIPIGIGSLSKLKEFFIESNSLSGGIPPSIGNLTSLTSLVLISNNLEGNIPQQLCALQNLTYLLLDSNEFSSTLPSCLYNISSLSVLSVSNNNISGSLPANIFHNLPNLQFFQIGTNSFSGTIPLSVTNASLLQVLDLDRNHFVGQVPSLGKLTKLRFLSVSENNLGGFPIKDLKFLKPLANCSNLYVLGLSVNNFGGQLPNYIGNLSTHLSNLFLGYNQIYGKIPAELGNLVNLTLLNMQGCRFDGNIPATFGQFQKMEVLELSGNKFSGEMPAFIGNLSKLFLLDLSDNMFEGSIPSSIGNCQNLQNLNFFNNNLSGTIPSEIFSISSLTILLDLSHNSFSGNLSDEVGKLQNLNFLKVSENNLVGNIPASIAECLSLEFLYLQGNSFSGAIPSSLVSLKGLRKLDISRNHLSGSIPEGLQNISLEYLNITFNMLVGKVPTEGVFRNVSEFAMIGNNKLCGGVSELHLPPCPSEAKKPKRHHNFKLVVVIVCVCAFSSLSFFLTICWMRKRSKKMSSDDSPTIDLLSKVSYQSLHNGTNGFSEENLIGSGSFGSVYKGTLDLEESGGVVAIKVLKLQTKGAEKSFVAECNALKSVRHRNLVKILTCCSGTDYKGQEFKALVFEFMTNGSLESWLHPSTGIANQSAARSLNLEQRFNIINDVASAFHYLHYECDRAIIHRDLKPSNILLDDLMVAHVGDFGLARLLEKNIGDSSMQTSSTGLNGTFGYAPPEYGMGYQVSMEGDMYSFGILILEMLTGKRPTDEMFMDGHNLHKYVEVSISSNILKIVDPCILSMGKQLQPGVENCLISLFKVGLACSMESPNERMAMVDLMRELNRIKSCFPS, encoded by the exons ATGAAGCCTGTCTCTCTTGTCTTCTCCACATTATTTTGGTGCGAATACATTATTCACTTATTTCTTATTACCACTTTGAACTCATCACTACTGTGGTTTATCTCAAACactagtagtagtagtagtagtagtagtagtagtagtagtgcACATGCATTGTTGCTAGGAAATGAGAGTGATCATCTGGCTTTGCTCAAGTTCAAGGATTCAATATCCAAGGACCCTTTTGGAGTCTTGGATTCTTGGAATACCACAAACCACTTTTGCAAGTGGCAAGGAATCACATGCAACAATAGTCCCAAGCAACAAAGAGTTATTGAATTGAAATTACCAGGATATTATCTGCATGGATCTCTGTCTCCTCAACTCAGTAATCTCTCTTTTCTGAGGCACATAGACCTCGAAAACAACAGCTTCTATGGAGATATCCCCCAAGAGCTTGGTCTCTTGTCACACCTGCAGGTACTTTATCTTGATAACAATTCTCTGACTGGTGAAATTCCTATAAACTTGACCAGTTGTTCTGAACTCACAAACTTTGACTTCTCATGGAACAATTTGATTGGTAACATACCAATTGGAATTGGATCTCTTTCCAAGCTCAAAGAATTTTTCATTGAGAGTAATAGTTTGAGTGGAGGAATCCCACCATCCATAGGTAATCTTACATCCCTCACTTCCCTAGTGTTGATTTCTAATAACTTGGAGGGGAATATTCCACAACAATTATGTGCCTTGCAAAACTTAACATATTTATTACTCGATTCGAACGAATTTTCCAGTACACTTCCATCTTGTCTTTACAATATATCATCTCTTAGTGTGTTATCAGTTTCAAACAATAATATCAGTGGCTCTTTGCCGGCCAACATTTTCCACAACCTCCCAAATCTTCAATTTTTCCAAATTGGAACTAACAGTTTCTCAGGAACAATTCCACTTTCTGTCACAAATGCATCTTTACTACAAGTACTTGATTTGGATCGAAACCATTTTGTGGGACAAGTTCCAAGCCTAGGGAAGCTAACAAAACTTCGATTTCTATCTGTATCTGAGAACAATCTAGGTGGATTTCCAATTAAGGATTTGAAGTTCTTGAAGCCATTGGCCAACTGTAGTAACTTGTACGTGCTTGGCCTATCTGTCAATAACTTTGGAGGCCAGTTGCCAAATTACATTGGTAATTTGTCTACACACTTGAGCAATCTCTTTCTTGGTTATAACCAAATATATGGAAAAATTCCTGCAGAGTTAGGAAATTTGGTTAACTTAACTCTCTTGAACATGCAAGGCTGCCGTTTTGATGGGAATATTCCAGCTACTTTTGGACAGTTTCAAAAGATGGAAGTTTTAGAGTTGAGTGGAAACAAGTTTTCAGGAGAGATGCCAGCCTTTATAGGCAACCTCAGCAAGTTATTTCTCTTGGATTTGTCAGACAATATGTTTGAAGGAAGCATTCCTTCAAGTATAGGAAACTGTCAGAACTTacaaaatctaaattttttcaACAACAATCTCAGTGGAACCATACCATCTGAGATTTTCAGCATTTCTTCCTTAACAATCTTATTAGACTTGTCACACAACTCATTCAGTGGCAATCTATCTGATGAAGTGGGAAAGCTACAAAATCTCAATTTCCTGAAAGTCTCTGAGAATAATCTAGTTGGCAACATTCCTGCCAGCATTGCAGAGTGTCTAAGTTTGGAGTTCCTTTATTTGCAAGGGAATTCATTCTCCGGAGCCATACCATCCTCTTTGGTTTCGCTTAAAGGTCTCCGAAAATTAGACATATCACGAAACCATTTGTCCGGGTCGATTCCTGAAGGCTTGCAGAACATTTCACTTGAGTATCTCAATATCACTTTCAACATGTTGGTTGGCAAAGTACCAACAGAAGGTGTTTTTAGAAATGTGAGTGAGTTTGCAATGATTGGAAACAATAAGCTTTGTGGGGGTGTTTCAGAGCTTCATTTGCCACCATGCCCTTCTGAAGCTAAGAAACCAAAGAGACACCACAATTTCAAGTTGGTTGTAGTGATAGTTTGTGTGTGTGCTTTTTCCTCCTTATCTTTTTTCCTAACCATTTGCTGGATGAGGAAGAGAAGCAAGAAAATGTCTTCTGATGATTCACCAACAATTGACCTGCTGTCTAAGGTTTCCTATCAAAGCCTACACAATGGAACAAATGGATTCTCAGAAGAAAATTTAATAGGGTCTGGAAGTTTTGGCTCTGTGTATAAGGGAACTCTTGACTTAGAAGAAAGTGGTGGTGTTGTTGCCATTAAGGTCCTAAAGCTTCAAACCAAAGGTGCTGAGAAGAGTTTTGTTGCTGAATGTAATGCACTCAAGAGTGTGAGGCATCGCAATCTGGTGAAGATTTTAACATGTTGCTCAGGTACAGATTATAAAGGGCAAGAATTCAAGGCTCTAGTTTTTGAGTTCATGACAAATGGAAGCCTAGAAAGTTGGTTACATCCATCAACAGGAATTGCAAATCAAAGTGCTGCTAGATCACTGAACCTTGAGCAAAGGTTTAACATCATCAATGATGTTGCCTCAGCATTTCATTATCTTCACTATGAATGCGATCGAGCTATTATTCATCGTGATTTAAAGCCAAGCAATATTCTTCTGGACGATTTGATGGTAGCTCATGTGGGTGATTTTGGCTTAGCAAGACTACTTGAGAAGAATATTGGAGACTCTTCTATGCAAACTAGCTCAACTGGACTTAACGGAACTTTTGGTTATGCTCCTCCAG AGTATGGAATGGGTTATCAGGTGTCCATGGAAGGAGATATGTATAGCTTTGGGATTCTGATATTAGAAATGTTGACTGGAAAGAGGCCCACGGATGAAATGTTCATGGACGGTCACAATCTCCATAAATATGTTGAAGTTTCAATTTCAAGTAACATTTTGAAGATTGTGGACCCTTGTATCCTTTCCATGGGAAAACAACTACAGCCTGGGGTTGAAAATTGTTTAATTTCACTGTTTAAAGTTGGACTGGCTTGTTCAATGGAATCACCAAATGAAAGAATGGCTATGGTTGATTTAATGAGAGAGCTTAACCGAATCAAAAGTTGTTTTCCTTCGTAA
- the LOC130979897 gene encoding uncharacterized protein LOC130979897 isoform X1, which translates to MGSSGSKANSSACSSSSSSSGSFRKGRSKRHRGFPSYCLGTTSGSHDSDHEDQVCDQNKVNGSGVEIVSDEVKSKSFRKAKYDDEMPPNIDLDDWDHTASRTGSSSNHASSTQSLNPSSRFLSRFSFIPGNISFRLSRTTSLGSSRPCPVSSGSLTIFNSEDELNPHPSHPGSLINRNETQQRRELLNASFDDRVPIQYHGGASNDFRSNAPALDSFGNLARSPTISPVADVIRDGDGTREVVDMNLFSPRIHTEAENVETRHTDRRNGAREPVDRNVRFSRTLSVGRLRDRVLRRSTLSEFTFGPLQQEREARDASWDRGREVGERDTRVPRTSQNAVNSPTTISSSSFSVHDFDVETSRSRETRYQDLLEHRSNFLERRRRIRSQVRALQRLGSRFENLSGHDRSCVLSGQHRNGRCTCRNGSRDTNSTDDTNARASISRIVMLAEALFEVLDEIHQQSVVLSSRPSVSSIGSVPAPNEVVESLPVKLYTKCHKHQEDAVQCYICLVEYEDGDSMRVLPCHHEFHKTCIDKWLKEIHRVCPLCRGDICASDTLPMEN; encoded by the exons GTTTGTGATCAGAACAAAGTAAATGGAAGTGGAGTTGAAATAGTTTCGGATGAAGTGAAATCAAAATCCTTTAGAAAAGCCAAGTATGATGATGAAATGCCTCCTAACATCGACCTTGATGACTGGGATCACACGGCATCCAGAACCGGTAGCAGCTCTAATCATGCTTCTTCAACTCAGTCTTTGAATCCTTCAAGTAGATTCCTTTCTCGCTTTAGCTTCATTCCTGGTAACATAAGCTTCAGACTTAGCAGAACCACCAGTCTTGGTTCATCAAGGCCTTGTCCTGTTTCTTCTGGAAGTCTCACCATATTTAACAGTGAAGATGAGCTTAATCCTCATCCAAGCCACCCTGGAAGCTTGATTAATAGAAATGAAACTCAACAACGTAGAGAATTGCTTAATGCATCTTTTGATGATCGAGTGCCTATTCAGTATCATGGAGGTGCTTCTAACGATTTTAGATCTAATGCACCAGCATTGGATTCCTTTGGCAACTTAGCAAGAAGTCCCACAATTTCTCCTGTCGCGGATGTCATTAGAGATGGGGATGGTACAAGAGAAGTGGTGGATATGAACTTGTTTTCTCCAAGAATTCATACAGAGGCAGAAAATGTTGAGACAAGACACACTGATAGACGAAATGGGGCTCGAGAACCTGTCGATCGAAATGTACGCTTCAGCCGAACTTTAAGTGTTGGAAGACTTAGAGATAGAGTACTCCGACGATCAACATTATCTGAGTTCACGTTTGGCCCTCTGCAACAGGAGAGGGAAGCAAGAGATGCTAGTTGGGACAGAGGAAGAGAAGTGGGGGAGAGAGATACGAGAGTGCCACGGACTAGTCAAAATGCTGTGAATTCTCCAACTACAATTTCTAGCTCCTCATTTAGTGTTCATGACTTTGATGTTGAGACTTCACGATCTAGAGAAACAAGGTATCAAGATCTGCTGGAACACAGGTCTAATTTCCTTGAACGGAGAAGAAGAATACGGTCCCAG GTTCGTGCTCTTCAGCGGTTGGGAAGCCGGTTTGAAAATCTGTCTGGACATGACAGATCATGCGTCTTGTCTGGTCAGCACAGAAATGGTCGTTGTACATGCCGAAACGGTAGCCGTGATACGAACTCAACTGATGATACCAATGCTAGAGCTAGCATATCAAGAATTGTGATGCTAGCTGAAGCCTTATTTGAG GTTCTGGATGAAATTCACCAGCAATCGGTTGTTCTATCTTCCCGCCCTTCTGTGTCTTCTATTGGATCTGTTCCCGCACCTAATGAAGTCGTGGAATCTTTGCCTGTGAAATTATACACAAAGTGCCACAAACATCAAGAAGATGCTGTGCA ATGCTATATATGCCTTGTGGAGTATGAGGATGGAGACAGCATGCGAGTACTTCCTTGTCACCATGAATTCCATAAAACTTGTATAGACAAGTGGTTGAAGGAGATTCACAG GGTATGCCCACTATGTAGAGGGGACATTTGTGCATCAGATACACTGCCAATGGAGAACTAA
- the LOC130983105 gene encoding prohibitin-3, mitochondrial: MGSRQAAVSFLSNIGRAAFGLGTAAAIVNTSLYTVDGGQRAVLFDRFRGILDETVGEGTHFLIPWVQKPYIFDIRTRPHTFSSISGTKDLQMVNLTLRVLSRPDTDRLPTIVQNLGLEYDEKVLPSIGNEVLKAVVAQFNADQLLTERPHVSALVRESLIRRAKDFNIVLDDVAITHLSYGNEFSRAVEQKQVAQQEAERSKFVVMKAEQERRAAIIRAEGESEAAKLISEATAATGMGLIELRRIEASREVASTLAKSPNVAYLPGGKNLLMALNPSR; encoded by the coding sequence ATGGGCAGCAGACAGGCAGCAGTGTCGTTCCTCAGCAACATAGGCCGCGCCGCCTTCGGTCTAGGTACGGCGGCGGCGATTGTGAATACATCCCTGTACACGGTGGACGGTGGCCAGCGCGCGGTGCTGTTTGACAGGTTCCGCGGCATCCTGGACGAGACGGTAGGTGAAGGCACCCATTTCTTGATCCCATGGGTTCAGAAACCGTACATCTTCGACATCCGCACCCGGCCACACACGTTTTCGTCGATCTCCGGCACGAAGGACCTCCAGATGGTGAACCTCACCCTCCGTGTTCTCTCACGTCCGGACACCGACCGTCTTCCCACGATCGTCCAGAACCTCGGTCTCGAGTACGACGAGAAGGTGCTCCCTTCCATCGGCAACGAGGTCCTCAAGGCCGTGGTGGCTCAGTTCAACGCCGATCAGCTCCTCACGGAGCGGCCGCATGTCTCCGCCCTCGTCCGCGAGAGCCTCATCCGGCGAGCCAAGGACTTCAACATCGTCCTTGACGACGTCGCCATCACGCATCTGTCGTACGGAAATGAATTCTCGCGTGCCGTGGAGCAGAAGCAGGTGGCGCAGCAGGAGGCGGAGCGGTCAAAGTTTGTGGTGATGAAGGCTGAGCAAGAGCGGCGGGCTGCCATCATCCGTGCGGAGGGAGAGAGCGAGGCCGCGAAGCTGATCTCGGAGGCTACTGCGGCGACCGGAATGGGGCTGATTGAGCTGAGGAGGATTGAGGCCTCCAGGGAAGTGGCCTCCACACTTGCCAAGTCTCCCAATGTTGCTTATCTCCCTGGTGGCAAGAACTTGCTCATGGCTCTTAATCCTTCTCGTTGA
- the LOC130979897 gene encoding uncharacterized protein LOC130979897 isoform X2, with amino-acid sequence MGSSGSKANSSACSSSSSSSGSFRKGRSKRHRGFPSYCLGTTSGSHDSDHEDQVCDQNKVNGSGVEIVSDEVKSKSFRKAKYDDEMPPNIDLDDWDHTASRTGSSSNHASSTQSLNPSSRFLSRFSFIPGNISFRLSRTTSLGSSRPCPVSSGSLTIFNSEDELNPHPSHPGSLINRNETQQRRELLNASFDDRVPIQYHGGASNDFRSNAPALDSFGNLARSPTISPVADVIRDGDGTREVVDMNLFSPRIHTEAENVETRHTDRRNGAREPVDRNVRFSRTLSVGRLRDRVLRRSTLSEFTFGPLQQEREARDASWDRGREVGERDTRVPRTSQNAVNSPTTISSSSFSVHDFDVETSRSRETRYQDLLEHRSNFLERRRRIRSQVRALQRLGSRFENLSGHDRSCVLSGQHRNGRCTCRNGSRDTNSTDDTNARASISRIVMLAEALFEQSVVLSSRPSVSSIGSVPAPNEVVESLPVKLYTKCHKHQEDAVQCYICLVEYEDGDSMRVLPCHHEFHKTCIDKWLKEIHRVCPLCRGDICASDTLPMEN; translated from the exons GTTTGTGATCAGAACAAAGTAAATGGAAGTGGAGTTGAAATAGTTTCGGATGAAGTGAAATCAAAATCCTTTAGAAAAGCCAAGTATGATGATGAAATGCCTCCTAACATCGACCTTGATGACTGGGATCACACGGCATCCAGAACCGGTAGCAGCTCTAATCATGCTTCTTCAACTCAGTCTTTGAATCCTTCAAGTAGATTCCTTTCTCGCTTTAGCTTCATTCCTGGTAACATAAGCTTCAGACTTAGCAGAACCACCAGTCTTGGTTCATCAAGGCCTTGTCCTGTTTCTTCTGGAAGTCTCACCATATTTAACAGTGAAGATGAGCTTAATCCTCATCCAAGCCACCCTGGAAGCTTGATTAATAGAAATGAAACTCAACAACGTAGAGAATTGCTTAATGCATCTTTTGATGATCGAGTGCCTATTCAGTATCATGGAGGTGCTTCTAACGATTTTAGATCTAATGCACCAGCATTGGATTCCTTTGGCAACTTAGCAAGAAGTCCCACAATTTCTCCTGTCGCGGATGTCATTAGAGATGGGGATGGTACAAGAGAAGTGGTGGATATGAACTTGTTTTCTCCAAGAATTCATACAGAGGCAGAAAATGTTGAGACAAGACACACTGATAGACGAAATGGGGCTCGAGAACCTGTCGATCGAAATGTACGCTTCAGCCGAACTTTAAGTGTTGGAAGACTTAGAGATAGAGTACTCCGACGATCAACATTATCTGAGTTCACGTTTGGCCCTCTGCAACAGGAGAGGGAAGCAAGAGATGCTAGTTGGGACAGAGGAAGAGAAGTGGGGGAGAGAGATACGAGAGTGCCACGGACTAGTCAAAATGCTGTGAATTCTCCAACTACAATTTCTAGCTCCTCATTTAGTGTTCATGACTTTGATGTTGAGACTTCACGATCTAGAGAAACAAGGTATCAAGATCTGCTGGAACACAGGTCTAATTTCCTTGAACGGAGAAGAAGAATACGGTCCCAG GTTCGTGCTCTTCAGCGGTTGGGAAGCCGGTTTGAAAATCTGTCTGGACATGACAGATCATGCGTCTTGTCTGGTCAGCACAGAAATGGTCGTTGTACATGCCGAAACGGTAGCCGTGATACGAACTCAACTGATGATACCAATGCTAGAGCTAGCATATCAAGAATTGTGATGCTAGCTGAAGCCTTATTTGAG CAATCGGTTGTTCTATCTTCCCGCCCTTCTGTGTCTTCTATTGGATCTGTTCCCGCACCTAATGAAGTCGTGGAATCTTTGCCTGTGAAATTATACACAAAGTGCCACAAACATCAAGAAGATGCTGTGCA ATGCTATATATGCCTTGTGGAGTATGAGGATGGAGACAGCATGCGAGTACTTCCTTGTCACCATGAATTCCATAAAACTTGTATAGACAAGTGGTTGAAGGAGATTCACAG GGTATGCCCACTATGTAGAGGGGACATTTGTGCATCAGATACACTGCCAATGGAGAACTAA